The window TGCCCATCTCCGTCGGCGTCGGCCTGAGCATCAAGTTTCGCCGCACCGACCAGGTATGCCTGACCATCTTCGGCGATGGCGCGGCCAACGAGGGCGCGTTCCACGAGGCGCTCAATATGGCTTCCATCTGGGACTTGCCCATCATCTATCTGTGCGAAAATAATCAATACGCCATGTCGATGTCGGTCAAGCGCGCCTTCAATATCGAGCGCATCAGCCGGCGCGCCTGCGCCTATGGCATTGTCGGCGTCACCGTGGACGGCAACGACCCGCTGGCCGTCTATCAGGCCGTCAGCGAGGCCAAGGCCCGCGCCCAGGCCGGCGACGGCCCGACGCTCATCGAGAGCCTTACCTACCGTTGGAAGGGGCACTCCAAGAGCGACCGCGAGGCCTACCGCACGCGCGAGGAAGTCAAAGAGTGGCAGGGGCGCGACCCCATCCCCCTCTTTGCCGGCGTCCTGGGCTTGCCGCCGGCCGAAATCGACGCGCTGCAAGCCAGAGCATCGGCCCGCATCGAGGAGGCGGTCACCTTCGCCAAGAACAGCCCGGAGCCGGAATTAAGCTCCATCATGGAGGGGGTCTATGCGTGAGTTAACCTACGCCGAGGCGCTGCGCGAGGCGCTGCGCCAGAAAATGACGGCCGACGAGCGGGTGTTCATCCTGGGCGAAGACGTGGGCATCTATGGCGGCGCGTTCGCCGTCACCGCCGGGCTGTTCAACGAATTCGGCGAGAACCGGGTCATCGACACGCCCATCTCCGAGGCGGCCATCACCGGGGCCTGCGTCGGCGCGGCCCTGACCGGCATGTTGCCCGTGGGCGAGATCCAGTTCATGGATTTCGTCACCCTCAGCATGGAGCAACTGGTGTTGCAAGCGGCCAAAATTCGCTTCATGTTCGGCGGCAAGGCCACCGTGCCGATGGTGCTGCGTATGCCCGGCGGTTCGGGCACGGGCGCGGCGGCCCAGCACTCCGAAAGCCTGGAGAACTGGTTCGTCCACGTGCCGGGCCTGAAGGTCGTCATGCCCAGCACGCCCTACGACGCCAAGGGGCTGCTCATCGCCGCCATCGAGGACGAGAACCCGGTCATCTTTGTGGAGCACAAGCTGCTCTATCGCACCAAAGGCCACGTGCCGGAGGAGATGTACCGCGTGCCGCTGAGCCAGAGCAACGTCGTGCGGCCGGGGCGCGATTTGACCGTGATCGCCACGTCGATCATGGTGTCGCGGGCAGTGGAGGCGGCCGAGAAGCTGGCGGCCGAGGGCATCGAACTGGAAATCATCGACCCGCGCACGCTGAACCCGCTGGACGAGAAACCCATTGTCGATTCGGTCATCAAGACCGGCAAGGCGCTGGTCGTCCATGAGGCGGTGCAGACCGGCGGCTTCGGCGGCGAATTGGTGGCGCGCATCGCCGCCAGCGAGGCGTTCGACTATCTCGACGCGCCCGTGCGCCGGCTGGCCGGCCTGGACATGCCCATTCCCTACAATCGCACGCTGGAGTACCACACCGTGCCCCAGGTGGAGGCCATCGTCGCCGAAGCGCGCCGGCTGGCGCGGGGGGAGTATTAGGCATCAAAGGGGGAGCGGCGGCGCGATCCGTTAGCCGAGCGGGGTCGGAACTATGGCCAAAGAAGTCATCATGCCCAAGTTTGGGTTCACCCAGGAAGAGTCGCAGATCGTCGAATGGCTGGTGAAAGAGGGCGACAAGGTGGATGCGGGCGATCCACTGCTGGAAGTGACCACCGATAAAGTCAACATGGAAGTCGAAGCGCCGGCGGCGGGCATCGTCGCCGGCATCAGCGCCGCCGCCGGCGACATTGTGCCGGTGACGCGGGTTATTGCTTATATATTGGCCCCTGGTGAGGGGTTGCCTCAGGGAGCAGGGGAGCAGGGGGGCAGGGGAGCAGGGGAGACAGCAGTGGCGACGGCCCCGTTGTCTTCAACGGCCCCGTCGTCCGCGACGGCCCCGTTGTCTTCAACGGCCCCGTCGTCTGCGACGGCCACGCCCATCGCCACGCGGGTGGCTGCCGCGTCCGGCGTCGAATTGAGCCGGGTGGCGGGCACGGGGCCGGGCGGCCGAGTGACGCGCCAGGACGTGGAAAGCTTCCTGGCCGCCCCGCCGGCCGCCGACGGCAAAGCGCGGGCCACGCCGGCCGCGCGGCGTCTGGCGCGGGAATCAGGGATCGATCTGGCCGCCGTCGCCGGGACGGGGCCGCGCCGGCGCATTCAGGCGGACGACATACAGGCCGCGCTGGACACCACCACGCCCGCCGCGCCGCCGGCTACCCAAGCGGTGGCCGGGCCGGCAACGGCCATCGAACCGCAGCGCCAGCCGTTCAGCACCATGCGCCGCACCATCGCCCGCGCCATGCAGCGCAGTATGCAGGAAGCCCCTCATATCACCTTCCAGGCCGACATCGACATGACCGCCATCCAAAATCTGGTGGCCCGCGCCAACGAACGCCGGGCGGCGGACAGCGACAAGATGACGCTGACGGCGGCGCTGACCCGCGCCGTGGCCTGGGCGCTGGGGCGCAATCCGGCCCTCAACAGCCACCTGGGCGACGACGAGTTGCTCGTGTGGCCGGTGGTCAACGTCGGCATCGCCGTGGCCCTCGACGATGGGCTGATCGTGCCGGTGGTCAAGGACGTGGCCGCCACGGGCATCGGCCGCCTGTCGGACGAGATCCGCGACCTGGGCCGGCGGGCCAGGGCCGGCAAGCTGCGGCCCGAAGAGCTGGCCGACGCCACCTTCACCATCTCCAATCTGGGCATGTTCGGCGTCGACCGCTTCACGGCCATCATTAACCCGCCCCAGGTCGCCATCCTGGCCGTCGGCCGGGCCAACCGGCTGTTCGTGCCCGGCCCGGACGACCAGCCGGTGGTGCGTCCCATCTGCACCATGACCCTGTCGGCCGACCATCGGGCCATCGACGGGGCCACCGCGGCGCGCTTTATGGGCGATCTGCGCGAGGTGGTGGAGAATCCGGCATTGATGGTAGTTTAATCATGTCCCGCGCGACAATTTGTCGGGGAAGACCGGCAGGCTGCCGGCGATCCAGGGAATTGATGGTGAGGTAACTATGTCCCACACGGTAAACGGCATCCCCGCTTCGCCCGGCATCGTCATCGGCCCCACGTGGACCTTCAGCCCGCCGCGGGCCGACGTCGAAGCTTATACCGTCGCCAATCCCGGCGTCGAGCAGTTGCGCGTCCGGGCCGCCGTCGCCGCCGCTGTCGAACAACTGGCCGCGCTGGAAGAAAGAGCGCGGGCAACCATCGGCGACGAGGAGGCCGAAATCTTCGCCGCCCACCAGATGCTGATCGAGGATGATGACCTGCTGGCCGACATCCATAATCTGATCGAAACGCGCCACGTCAACGCCGAGGCGGCCGTCCACGAGATCATTGAGGCCACCGCCGAATCGATGCTGGAACTCGACGATGATTACTTTCGGGCGCGGTCGGCCGACATGCGCGACATCGGCCGGCGGGTCATCTATGCCCTCATGGGCGTCACCGCCGACGTCGGCCGGCTGCCGCCCGAGCCGTCGATCATCATCGCCGACGACCTGACGCCGTCCGACACCGTCCAGTTCGACCCGGCCAACGTGCTGGGCCTGGCCACGGTGCGCGGCGGCCCCACGTCGCATACGGCTATTCTGGCCCGCAGCCTGGGCATCCCGGCCGTCGTCAGCGCGCCGGTTGAACTGGGCAGTCTGGCGAACGACACCCCGGCCATTCTCGACGGCCTCTCCGGCCGCGTCACTTTCTTCCCCACCACGGACGAGGTAGAGGAGGCCCAGGCGCAGCGCCGCGATTTCCTGGAGCGATTGGCCGGCGACCACGCCACCCGCCTCGAGCCGGCCCTCACCCGCGATGGCGTCCACGTTGAAGTCGTGGCTAATATCGGCAATGCCGAAGACGCCCGCCGGGCCATCGACAACGGCGCGGAGGGGGTGGGCCTGTTCCGCACCGAGTTCCTCTACCTGGATCGCGACACGCTGCCCGGCGAAAACGAGCAGATCGCCGCCTATCGGGCCGTGGCCGAGATCATCGGCGACCGGCCGCTGGTGGTGCGCACACTCGACATCGGCGGCGACAAGGCCGTGCCCTACCTGGGCTTTGCCGCCGAGGCCAACCCGTTTCTGGGCTGGCGCGGCATCCGGCTGATCGACCACCACGCCGACGTGCTGCTGGGCCAGTTTCGCGCCCTGTTACAGGCCTCGGTCGGGGCCGATCTGCGCATCATGGTGCCGATGGTCGCCAGCGTGGAGGAAGCCGTCCAGGCGCGGGGGATATTGAACGAGGCCCAGGTCGCCCTGCACGCCGAGGGCCGGCCGCAAGCCGAGCGCGTGCAGTTCGGCGTGATGATCGAGGTGCCCGCGGCGGCGCTGATGGCCGACAAGTTGGCCGAAGTGGTCGATTTCTTCAGCATCGGCACCAACGACCTGACCCAGTATACGCTGGCCGTCGACCGCACCAACGAGCGGGTGGCCGCGCTGGCGACGCCGTTTCATCCGGCCGTGCTGCGCCTCATCGCCCAGACCATCGAGAAGGCCCACGCCGCCGGCAAATGGGTCGGCCTGTGTGGTGAGTTCGCCGCCGACCCGGCGGCCGTGCCGGTCTTGCTCGGCCTGGAGCTGGACGAGTTTAGCATGGCCCCGTCGGCCATCCCCACGGTCAAGGCCGCCATTCGCCGCCTGGACCGGGCGGAATGCCGGGCCATCGCCCAGGACGTCCTTAACTTGCCCACCGCCGCGGCTGTGCGAGAATACCTAGCGGCGCACTCGTAGGTGGAACTTCCCAGTTCCACCTTCCCCTGGGCAAGTGGAACTTCGATGCGCTGCGCAACGCGCTCACCAGCCGGGATTGAACTTCCCAGTTCCACCTTCCCCTAAGCAAGTGGAACTGGAAGTTCCACCTACATTATGTTATGTTAAACTATCAGCATACCCTCGATACGGCCGTCGCCATCGCCCGCGAGGCAGGCGCGCTCCTGATGGAAGGCTTCGGCCAGGTCAAACAAATTGAGCGCAAGAGTTCGGCCGTCGATTGGGTGACCCAATACGACAAGGCCTCCGAGGCGCTCATTACCGGTCGCTTGCACGCCGCCTTCCCCGACCACGCCCTGGTGGGCGAGGAAGGCACCAACACCGGCGATGCCGGCGGCTACCGCTGGTACATTGACCCACTCGATGGCACCGGTAACTATGCCCACGGCTTCCCCATCTTTTGCGTTTCGATGGGCCTCTATCACGCCGGCGAGCCGGTGCTGGGTGTCATCTACGATCCCGTGCTGGATGAGTGCTTCACGGCCATTGCCGGCCAGGGAGCCTATCTGGACACAGCGCAGGGGCGTCGGCGGCTACAGGTGACGGCCGAGACGGAACTGGTGGCCGGTCTGCTGGCGACGGGCTTCCCCTATGATGTCCACACCAGCCCGCGCAACAATCTGGACTATCTGGGCGGGTTCCTCGTGCGGGCACAGGGTATCCGGCGGCCCGGTTCGGCGGCCCTCGACGTGGCCTACGTTGCCGCCGGCCGGCTGGACGGTTATTGGGAATTGAAGGTCTATAGTTGGGATATGTCGGCGGCCATCCTGATGGTGCAGGAAGCGGGCGGCCGGGTCACATTTCTCGACGGCCGGCCCATCACGCTGGAGCATCGCTTCGATGTATTGGTCAGCAATGGCCTGCTGCATGAGCAGATGCTAACCGTCATCCGCCAAACGGAGGCGGCCACCGCTCCCATAGGAGCCTAGGATCATGCACCCGACCGGCATCGGCATCGGTCACGAGGCGTTGGTCGCCGCCTGGCAGGCGTTCATGGAAAACGGCCGGGCGGAGGAAATCGCCGGCGGCATCGACCCGGCCGTCGTCCGCTCGTGGCGGCGCTGTGTCTACCGCTTCAATCCCCAGTCACGGCCGCGCCCGGCGTCGATCAGCCGCAACGCGCTCTATTCCATCATTCGGGCGCAGCAAGACCTGATCACCATCGCCACACCCTTCATCGAGGACATCCACCAATTCACCGAAGGGTCGCGCTATGCCGTGGCCCTGGCCGACGGCGCGGGCTGCCTGCTCATCATCGGCGGCGACCCGACGGCCGTGGAACAGGCCGGCGCGTTGGGCTTCAGCCAGGGAACTTACTGGTCGGAGAACAGCGCCGGTACCAACGGGCTGGGGTTGGCCCTGATGGAAGCCATGCCGGTGCAGGTGGTGGGGGCGGAGCACTATTTCAGCTATCTCCACGAGTTCGTCACCGCCGCCGCGCCCATCCACGACGTGCGCGGCCGGGTGATTGGGCTGTTGGGCATGATCGGGCCGCGCGACCCGGTCACGTCCCACACGCTGGGGCTGGTCATGGCGGCGGCGCGGGCCATTGGCAACCAGCTTCAGGCCAACTGGTATCTGGAAGAGGCCAACCAGCACCTGGGCCAGGTCAACACCATCCTGGGGGCCATCGTGGAGGGCGTCATCGTCTGGAACCAGCAGGGCGAAATCCGCCACGTGAACGAGCAGGCGGCCAACATGCTCCAGATCAACCCGCGCACGGTCGTGGGCCGGCCGCTGGCCGACGTGGTACGGCTGCCGCCGGAACTGGTGACGGCCATCGACGCCGGCGACGAGTTTCGCGATGTGGAGGTGAGCCTCCAGGCGCTGGGGCGCGACGTGCGCTGCGTGGTGACGCTGCGGCCCATCTTCGAGGCCGGGGCGCAACCGGTCAGCTACGTGGCCCTGCTCAGCCCCATCGAACACGTGCGCCAGATCGCCCAGCAGCAGTATGGCGCGCAGACCGGCCTGAGCATCGAGGACATCCAGGCTGATTCGCCCGGAATGCGGCGCGTGGTGCGCCAGAGCCGCACGGCGGCCCGCGGCGCGGCCCCGGTGCTCATCCTGGGCGAGGGCGGCGTGGGCAAGAACCTGCTGGCGCGGGCCATCCACAACGACGGGCCGCGGGCCGATAGGCCGTTCATCGACATCAATTGCCGGGCCATCCCCCACGAATTGATGACCCGCGAGATATTGGGGCGCGAGCAGGACACCAACACCCGCGGCCAGCCCAGCAAATTCGAGTTGGCCGACGGCGGCACGCTGCTGCTCGACCAGATCGAGAACCTGACGCTGGAGCTACAGGCAGCGCTGCTCCACGTCATCGAGACGCGCCACGTGACCCGGCTGGGCAGCTCCCAACCCATCCCGGTTGACGTGCGCATCGTGGGCGCGACGACGGCCAACCTCGAAGAGCTAGTGGCCCAGGGCAACTTCCTGTCGCACCTCTATTACCGCTTCGGCGTGTTCAAGATCGACGTGCCGCCGCTGCGCGAACGGGTGGAGGACATCCCTCTGCTGGCCGAGCGCTTTCTGGCCCGGCAGACGGCGCGCGAGGAGCGGCCCATGTGGATTGAGGATGAGGCGGTGCGCTTTCTGACGCGCTACCCGTGGCCGGGCAACGTGCGCGAACTGGAGAGCGCGCTGGAGCGAGCCATGAGCCAGAGCCGCGATAGCGTCATCCGGCCGGGCGACCTGCCGGAGATGGTGCGCAACGGCCGCGTGCTGAGCGGCCGCCATCCGCTGGCCCAGCCGGTGCTGTCGGTGGACGAAGCCGAGCGCGAGGCCATCTTCCGCGCCGGGTGGGCTTGCAACGGCCGGGTGACGGAGATGGCCGGGCTGTTGGGCATCGGCCGCTCGACCCTGTGGCGCAAGATGAGACAGTTGGAAATTTCGCCGTCAATTTTCAAGAATTGATACGTTTCAATATGAAACGTGAGGTTTGATCTTTCGTTTCTAATTGAAACGTTTTTTGCTGATCGCTTGACCCCCACCCCATGACCCATTAAGATGTAGCTTGTGTGTGTTGCACAACCCGGCTGCCTGCTGATTGGATAAGGTGCATACCACATTCTGTCCGTCAATCATTGCTGCTGTCTACGCCGCACGTCTATGAGTACCGTGGGGAAGCTGCTCAGCCGTTCTGATCCTTCACATAGGTTCCGGCTGTCCGTTTGTGGTGCTTGTTTAGCGTGTCTGGAAGAGGAGGTTCTAACTATCGAAGAAACTATCCCTCAATTCCCCCCTGGGCAATGCGACTTCCAAAACAGAAACGTCTTTGTCTTTCAACATTTTCAACGTTTCTGACAGCACAAGAGCAAAAAGGAGCGAACAATGAGTGCATATATTGGTGAAGTAATCGGCACAATGCTGCTTATCATCCTCGGCGATGGCGTCGTCGCCAACGTCGTCCTGGGCAAGACCAAGGGCAACAGCGCGGGCTGGATCGTCATCACCACGGGCTGGGCCTTGGCCGTCTTCGTGGCCGTCATGGTCACCGGCACCATCAGTGGCGCGCATCTGAACCCGGCCGTCACCGTCGGCCTGGCCGTGGCCGGCAGCTTCAGCTGGGGCCAGGTCCCCGGCTACATCATCGCCCAGCTCGTCGGCGCCTTCCTGGGCGCGGTCATCGTCTGGTTGGCCTACTACCAGCACTGGGCGGCCACCCCCGACCCCGGCTCGAAGCTGGCCGTCTTCTCGACCGGCCCGGCCATCCGCAACACGGTCTGGAATCTGGTTACCGAGATCATCGGCACCTTCATGCTGGTCTTCGGCGTGTTGGGCATCCGCGGCGCGGTCATGGGCACCGAAGCGATCGACCTGGGCGCGTTGGGCGCTTTGCCGGTGGCCTTCCTGGTGTGGGGCATCGGCCTCTCGTTGGGCGGGCCCACGGGCTATGCCATCAATCCGGCCCGCGACCTGGGGCCGCGCATCGCCCATTTCCTTCTGCCCATCCCCGGCAAGGGCGGCTCCGACTGGGGCTACTCGTGGATCCCGGTCGTTGGGCCAATCGTGGGCGGCATCATCGGCGCTCTGTTGTGGGGCATCCTGGGCTGGTAAGCCCACCAGCGGACTAATTGCGGCGCTTCCCGCTCATGGGGGCGGGGAGCGCCACCAGACATGAGACCACACAAGGATTACCCATGAAAAAATTGATCAATGCGGTTCCCGACGTCGTCAAAGAACAACTGGAGGGCATGGCCGCCGCCCACCCCGATCAACTGAAAGTCCATTACGATGACGCCAACTTCGTCTATCGCGCCGACGCGCCGGTGCCCGGCAAAGTGGCGATTATCTCCGGCGGCGGCAGCGGCCACGAGCCGATGCACGGCGGCTTCGTCGGCATGGGCATGCTCGACGCCGCCTGCCCCGGCGAAGTCTTCACCTCGCCCACACCGGTGCAGATGTACGAGGCGGCCAAGATGGTCAACAGCGGCGCGGGCGTGCTGTTTCTGGTGAAAAACTACACCGGCGACGTGCTCAATTTCGAGACGGCCGCCGAATTGGCCCACGGCGACGGCATCCCCGTCCAGAACATCCTCATCGACGACGACGTGGCTGTGAAGGACAGCCTCTATACCGCCGGGCGGCGGGGCGTGGGCACCACAGTCCTCGTCGAGAAGATCGTCGGCGCGGCGGCCGAGGCCGGCTACAACCTGGATCAATGCGCCGACCTGGCCCGCAAGGCCAACAGCTACGGGCGCAGCATGGGCATGGCCCTGACTTCCTGCACTGTGCCCGCCGCCGGCAAGCCCACCTTTGAACTGGGCGAGAACGAGATGGAGTTCGGCATCGGCATCCACGGCGAGCCGGGCCAGAAGCGCATGCCCTTCACCACGGCCGACGAGGTGACCAAGCTGATGGCCGAGGAGATCATCACCGACCC is drawn from Candidatus Promineifilum breve and contains these coding sequences:
- the ptsP gene encoding phosphoenolpyruvate--protein phosphotransferase, with the translated sequence MSHTVNGIPASPGIVIGPTWTFSPPRADVEAYTVANPGVEQLRVRAAVAAAVEQLAALEERARATIGDEEAEIFAAHQMLIEDDDLLADIHNLIETRHVNAEAAVHEIIEATAESMLELDDDYFRARSADMRDIGRRVIYALMGVTADVGRLPPEPSIIIADDLTPSDTVQFDPANVLGLATVRGGPTSHTAILARSLGIPAVVSAPVELGSLANDTPAILDGLSGRVTFFPTTDEVEEAQAQRRDFLERLAGDHATRLEPALTRDGVHVEVVANIGNAEDARRAIDNGAEGVGLFRTEFLYLDRDTLPGENEQIAAYRAVAEIIGDRPLVVRTLDIGGDKAVPYLGFAAEANPFLGWRGIRLIDHHADVLLGQFRALLQASVGADLRIMVPMVASVEEAVQARGILNEAQVALHAEGRPQAERVQFGVMIEVPAAALMADKLAEVVDFFSIGTNDLTQYTLAVDRTNERVAALATPFHPAVLRLIAQTIEKAHAAGKWVGLCGEFAADPAAVPVLLGLELDEFSMAPSAIPTVKAAIRRLDRAECRAIAQDVLNLPTAAAVREYLAAHS
- the dhaK gene encoding dihydroxyacetone kinase subunit DhaK, producing the protein MKKLINAVPDVVKEQLEGMAAAHPDQLKVHYDDANFVYRADAPVPGKVAIISGGGSGHEPMHGGFVGMGMLDAACPGEVFTSPTPVQMYEAAKMVNSGAGVLFLVKNYTGDVLNFETAAELAHGDGIPVQNILIDDDVAVKDSLYTAGRRGVGTTVLVEKIVGAAAEAGYNLDQCADLARKANSYGRSMGMALTSCTVPAAGKPTFELGENEMEFGIGIHGEPGQKRMPFTTADEVTKLMAEEIITDPAYTRVVREWDRDAGDWVDISLTDEPLKKGDRVIAFVNSMGGTPVSELYAVYRKLDEVCKAHGIEIARNLIGPYITSLEMAGMSITLLKADDEILKFWDAPVKTPGLRWGV
- a CDS encoding thiamine pyrophosphate-dependent dehydrogenase E1 component subunit alpha yields the protein MQMNEKTAPGSDAAEVNVAGILDEIGPELAREMLYRMMLTRAFEEKALELYSLGQVHGTMHLSIGQEATAAGANFALTNNDYLINTHRGHGHMLCWGSDVDRMMAEFLGREAGFCRGRGGSMHIADVERNNLGANGIVGGGLPISVGVGLSIKFRRTDQVCLTIFGDGAANEGAFHEALNMASIWDLPIIYLCENNQYAMSMSVKRAFNIERISRRACAYGIVGVTVDGNDPLAVYQAVSEAKARAQAGDGPTLIESLTYRWKGHSKSDREAYRTREEVKEWQGRDPIPLFAGVLGLPPAEIDALQARASARIEEAVTFAKNSPEPELSSIMEGVYA
- a CDS encoding inositol monophosphatase family protein, with protein sequence MLNYQHTLDTAVAIAREAGALLMEGFGQVKQIERKSSAVDWVTQYDKASEALITGRLHAAFPDHALVGEEGTNTGDAGGYRWYIDPLDGTGNYAHGFPIFCVSMGLYHAGEPVLGVIYDPVLDECFTAIAGQGAYLDTAQGRRRLQVTAETELVAGLLATGFPYDVHTSPRNNLDYLGGFLVRAQGIRRPGSAALDVAYVAAGRLDGYWELKVYSWDMSAAILMVQEAGGRVTFLDGRPITLEHRFDVLVSNGLLHEQMLTVIRQTEAATAPIGA
- a CDS encoding dihydrolipoamide acetyltransferase family protein → MAKEVIMPKFGFTQEESQIVEWLVKEGDKVDAGDPLLEVTTDKVNMEVEAPAAGIVAGISAAAGDIVPVTRVIAYILAPGEGLPQGAGEQGGRGAGETAVATAPLSSTAPSSATAPLSSTAPSSATATPIATRVAAASGVELSRVAGTGPGGRVTRQDVESFLAAPPAADGKARATPAARRLARESGIDLAAVAGTGPRRRIQADDIQAALDTTTPAAPPATQAVAGPATAIEPQRQPFSTMRRTIARAMQRSMQEAPHITFQADIDMTAIQNLVARANERRAADSDKMTLTAALTRAVAWALGRNPALNSHLGDDELLVWPVVNVGIAVALDDGLIVPVVKDVAATGIGRLSDEIRDLGRRARAGKLRPEELADATFTISNLGMFGVDRFTAIINPPQVAILAVGRANRLFVPGPDDQPVVRPICTMTLSADHRAIDGATAARFMGDLREVVENPALMVV
- a CDS encoding alpha-ketoacid dehydrogenase subunit beta yields the protein MRELTYAEALREALRQKMTADERVFILGEDVGIYGGAFAVTAGLFNEFGENRVIDTPISEAAITGACVGAALTGMLPVGEIQFMDFVTLSMEQLVLQAAKIRFMFGGKATVPMVLRMPGGSGTGAAAQHSESLENWFVHVPGLKVVMPSTPYDAKGLLIAAIEDENPVIFVEHKLLYRTKGHVPEEMYRVPLSQSNVVRPGRDLTVIATSIMVSRAVEAAEKLAAEGIELEIIDPRTLNPLDEKPIVDSVIKTGKALVVHEAVQTGGFGGELVARIAASEAFDYLDAPVRRLAGLDMPIPYNRTLEYHTVPQVEAIVAEARRLARGEY
- the dhaR gene encoding dihydroxyacetone kinase operon transcriptional regulator DhaR; the protein is MHPTGIGIGHEALVAAWQAFMENGRAEEIAGGIDPAVVRSWRRCVYRFNPQSRPRPASISRNALYSIIRAQQDLITIATPFIEDIHQFTEGSRYAVALADGAGCLLIIGGDPTAVEQAGALGFSQGTYWSENSAGTNGLGLALMEAMPVQVVGAEHYFSYLHEFVTAAAPIHDVRGRVIGLLGMIGPRDPVTSHTLGLVMAAARAIGNQLQANWYLEEANQHLGQVNTILGAIVEGVIVWNQQGEIRHVNEQAANMLQINPRTVVGRPLADVVRLPPELVTAIDAGDEFRDVEVSLQALGRDVRCVVTLRPIFEAGAQPVSYVALLSPIEHVRQIAQQQYGAQTGLSIEDIQADSPGMRRVVRQSRTAARGAAPVLILGEGGVGKNLLARAIHNDGPRADRPFIDINCRAIPHELMTREILGREQDTNTRGQPSKFELADGGTLLLDQIENLTLELQAALLHVIETRHVTRLGSSQPIPVDVRIVGATTANLEELVAQGNFLSHLYYRFGVFKIDVPPLRERVEDIPLLAERFLARQTAREERPMWIEDEAVRFLTRYPWPGNVRELESALERAMSQSRDSVIRPGDLPEMVRNGRVLSGRHPLAQPVLSVDEAEREAIFRAGWACNGRVTEMAGLLGIGRSTLWRKMRQLEISPSIFKN